The Cucurbita pepo subsp. pepo cultivar mu-cu-16 chromosome LG15, ASM280686v2, whole genome shotgun sequence genome contains the following window.
ttttgtttttttcttgtccAAAACCGGACATAGTTGTCTCAAGTTGAATTATCAGGTTTCACTTgacaaaataaaaccaaaaaaccCTAGCTAGGGTTATGATTATTACGATTCCCGAACAGTGCTAGAGCTGTTTGGTGGGATCATACTCGTTCTAATGCACTGGATcccattaaaattttggagttaAAGCtctgagatcccatatcggtcagagtgtggaaacctctctctaccagacacgttttaaatcCGTTGACAAAATAACACCAAAAAACCCTAGCTAGGGTTATGATTATTTCGATTCTTGAACAATTCTAGAGCTGTTCGGTGTGATCATAACCATTCTAATGCACTGAattccattaaaattttgtcgttaagctgtgagatcccacatcagttggagaggtgaacgaaatatttatgataaaggtgtggaaacctcttcctactagacacgttttaaaactgtgaggctgatgacgatacgtaacgggctaaaacgtACAATATATGCTAACGGTAGGTTTGGTTGTTACATACGCAGGCTTGGACGAGAGTAGCATTAAGTTCAGGAACACATTTACAAAAACAGTATCCGGCTaactaaaccctaaattttgcAAAACAAACTGATGGGggcattgtttttttttttcttcgttaaaaatctcattaaaactttgaagttaagttgtaagatctcacttcggttggagaagggaacaaaacattagttataatagtgtgaaaacctcttacTACCAAACGACGCATTctaaaccatgaggctgataatgatatgtaacgggctaaagcggatgATATCTGCAGCATGTAAACATTCATTGTGATATGTTTTTGAGATGTTCTTGATCTATCGCTTTTTTAAAGTCAACTTCTTTTGTTTGGATTCGAACGGATCGGACGAGAAATTATTTGACAAGTCAACTATGACGAGTCGATTGGTTTATATCTAGGGAtgtacaacaaaaaaaaccataaacgTATCTTGAAGTTATATCTGTTggtggatgaaagtcccacgtcggctaatttaggaaatgatcatgggtttataaccaaataatactatctccattggaacGAGGCTTCtagagaagcccaaaacaaagcatgagagcttatgctcaaagtaatatcataccattgtggagagtcgtgttcgtctaacatggtatcagagtgtcatgccctaaacttagtcatgccaatagaatcctcaaatgtagAACAAAAGACTCCatacaaaggactccaaaagaaaaggagtcaaagctcctcgaaggcatagtaaaagatgactaagactcgaaaataaaaagagtcgagcctcgattaaggggaggtgttggtgagcgtggaagtcccacatgaactaatttagggaatgatcatgggtttataacactatctccattggtatgaggccattgtagagagtcgtatTCGTCTAACAATATCTATTGTTTATTAGGGATCGTGGGTATACGTGGGTTTAtaacactatctccattggtatgaggccattgtagagagttgtATTCGTCTAACAATATCTATTGTTTATTAGGGATCGTGGGTATACGTATCACGGGTATAGGGAAtgaatcatgggtttataacactatctccattagtataaggccattgtggagagtcgtattcgTCTAACAATATCAATATCTATTGTTTATTAGGGATCGTGGGTATACGTGTCACGGGTATTATAAGACGactttattgaataatttttaaagggaaggaaaagaaatggtCATATTTAGTTACAATGTTTGTTTATACATTGTAAAGTCATAAGATTTCTTTTTTCGATAACGAGCGTACATTATGACTTGTCGtgaaccaaatttttaaatttgagacATAAATTAGTCGTGAGATTGAAAATATGTTAAGCTTTATCGACCATACCCGTACCCCTATTTACAATTTGCTcttaaatgaaatttgaattttcaaccTTTCGATCGAGGATACCTACTataacctatatatatatatatatatatatatatatatatatatatatattttaccaTCAACTCAATAACCCTCCTAAACATTGATGGGCTGGGCCGTATTGCTCAGTTGGGCCTAAAAGGCTTTAGCGTTTAATGGGCTTAGGTTTACATCAGTTAACAATGATCCAAACCCTAAACGAATTGGATTtgggccttttctttttaaaatctggCCCACCATTTCATTTGATGACAAAAGTCGGCCCACTAGTATTTTACGGAAAATATTTGGGTAGAAAAGTCGCGTAATTTGCGCGCGAAAGTTCATCGTTCTTTAAAACTGAAATCGCTCTGACGAGAAGTTTGATGATTTTAGGGCTCGAAGTTAATGGCGGCTCACGATGCTGTAAGATGACGCAGGTATGTTTCGGTGATTTTCTTATAGGGAAACCTCATATTATCCTAATTACTTTAAGCTAATATCGTTCATTAAACTAAGGATCGTTATCGGTCAGTCTCATAATCAGAAGTATCAGATTCTTTTTGTTAGCCGATTAGATTGGATTAGGTGTTTTTGTTGATCGATTCGATTCGTATATTCAATTTACTTCTTGTTTTATGCACGACAGTCCGATGATTCAAAGAATATATCTCGACATTTTTATTTCAGATTTTGTACGAGTTGCTACAGTCTTCTTTAAACTAAGGATCGTTATCGGTCAGTCTCATAATCAGGAGTATCAGATTCTTTTTGTTCGCCGATTAGATTGGATTAGATGTTTTTGTTGATCGATTCGATTCGTATATTCAATTTACCTCTTGTTTTATGCACGACGATCCGAtgattcaaagaaaatatctcgatatttttatttcagatTTTGTACGAGTTCCTACAGTCTTCTTTTTACTTGATTTCAGAATTTCGAGGATGATTTCGTGTAAGCAGTGGTTTATGCTGATGCGTGAACCGAGTATCTTCTGAACAAAATTTATCGGTATGTATTTTGATGAACCTTTTAGTTTTACTGAGTTGAACTTGTGaatcaatttattaaataaccaTACAACGAACTTGTTCTTGTCTGGATTCCATACTTCTaatatctttcatttttaagtATTATAATTATAGTGATGTGttctttatttaatgaataCTATGTTTTGTTACAGATTTtcctaattcataaaataatatacattCAAGAATCAAGTTTGCCTCCCCTAAGAACATTAGATCTATACTTGAGTTTTATTCATTTACAGATTGTTACATGCAATTAGGATCCCCCTGGCNATTTTTAGGAGATTATGTTCATTAGTTTGGTTTCTTACTGTTTCTTAGTAGTCTTCATTTCATGCAGGCCTAAGTTAttctatttgtttatttgtttttggtcGTTACTTCACTGCAATGTACTCTGTTTAGTTTATACATTATGATATTTCTGGAATCATAggtttttttaagtaaaataaatgttatctaagagaaaattcaatgaataaaatagataaacaaatttttatattaaattgttaataattagTGGTTATAGGGCATGAACATCAATAGCAGTAATACTAGTTAAGGAATGAAAAAATAGCATTGCAATATTATAGTTAGATTTAGTGAGAATGAAGTAGTCACTTTTTTGTGATCCAAATACATCTTTTAAGGTATGTTTACTACAGAGaaggttaggaatcacgactctccactatgatattatccactttgagcataaactctcatggctttgctttgggcttcctcaaaaggcctcataccaatcgagatgtatttcttacgtataaacccatgatcattccctaaattagctaatgtgggactccctcccaacaattctcaacaatccttccCTCGAACATACCATAGAGTCTCTCCTAAGGCCTATAAACAACCgaattttgctttttactaaaccaagaaactaatGAACTACCAAGAAATTGACAATTGACAAGTACTGACAAGTACTGGCAAGTTTCACTAGTACTTTTACGATCAAGTAAGCTTTCgataaaattttcatgggAATATCTTACTGATTTAAACTCAACATTTTTAGGATACCACAATCTTAAATCAAtagtttcaaataaatatttaaatatcctTTTAGCAAATTGAAACTTAGCACAAATACATACACTAAACATAATATCTGGTCTACTAGTGGTTAAATAAAGTAGAGATCCAATCATACCTCAATAAGATTTAATGTCAacatatttatctttttcatcTTTGTCAAGCTACGTGCTCATGGTAGTTTTTGCAATCTTGTGTTCTTCAACCTTTTAAGTAAATCTTTAGTGTATTTCTCTTGATTGTTAAAGATACCATTTTTGAGTTGTTTGATTTGTAGGCGAGAGAAACTAAGCACTTTCATCATACTATCTCAACTCATTACGcatacatttagaaaattattcaCCTAAAAAAGGAAGTAGATCTAAATATGATATCATCTACATATATTTGCACTAAtaacatatcattttttttaattttaataaaaagagtAGTGTTGAGTTTacctattttaaaatcattcccaataagaaaattactaagtTTATCGTACCAAGCTCGAGCTTGTTTTAAGCCATAATGAGCATTTTTCAACTTGATTTATGATGATACCATCCTTGAGTTGAAAAAGTCATGTCTATGGTATGATAGACTGGGTAATTTTCTTACCgggaatgattttaaaataggtAAACTCGACACTGCTCtttttattaagattaaagaaaatgagatgTTATTAGTGCAAGTATATGAAGATGATATCATATTTGGTTTTACTAATCTTCTTTATgtgaagaattttttaaatatatgcaTGAGTTTGAGACGAGTATGATGGGAGAGTTTAGTTTCTTTGTTggacttcaaatcaaacatcTTAAGGATGGTATCATCGTAAATCGAGAGAAATACACACTAAAGATTTAATCAAAAGGTTCAACTTCGATGTAGGTACGATTGTAAAAACTCCCGTGAGCACGTCCACTAAGCTTGACAAAgatgaaaaaggtaaatgtGTAGAGAAATACacactaaaaatttaatcaaaaggTTCAACTTCGATGTAGGTACGATTGTAAAAACTCCCGTGAGCACGTCCACTAAGCTTCACAAAgatgaaaaaggtaaatgtgtggatattaaattttatcgaaGTATGATTGGATCTCCTACTTTATTTAACCGCTAGTAAACTCGATATTATGTTTAGTGTATGATGTCTTCGTGCTCGGTTTCAATCTTGTCCTAAGGAATCTCATTTAcctgttaaaaaaatatttaaatatttgcttggAACTATTGATTTAAGATTGTTGCATCCTAGAAATGTTAGTTTAAATTAGTAGGATATTCTTATGTGAATTTTGCGGAAAGCTTACTTGATCGTAAAAGTGGAATGTCATTCattagtttcttggtttagtcAAAAGCTAAATTCGGTTGTCTTATCTAATACGAATGCAGAATATATTTCGATTGCTAATTCGGTTGTCATTCATTAgttttttgtgattttggattaaaatttgatagtgCGCCTATATTTTGTGATAACACTAGTGCTTATCTACTACGGGAATATATTTTGGTTGCTAGTTGTTGTGCTCAAATATTTTGTGATAACACTAGTGCTTATCTACTACGGGAATATATTTTGGTTGCTAGTTGTGCTCAAATTTTTTGGATGAAACAAAGTTTTTgtgattttgaattaaaatttatagtatGTATTTTGTGATAACACTAGTGCTTATCTACGGCGGAAGCGGAATATATTTTGGTTGCTAGTTTGTGCTCAAATTCTTtggatgaaataaaatatttgtgattttggaataaaaattGATGGTGTTCCTATGTTTTGTGATAACACTAGtgctattaatttaacaaaaaaaaattattcatcattttagaactaaacaaacatattgacattagacattattttattagggAGCGAGTGCAAAATGGACTATAATACAAATggatatattattattgattttgtaaaaCTCTAATAATCAATTAGCTGATATTTTTACAAGGAGTAAGCTAGGTATTATTCGTtgatatatcttgaattttataatattatttataattttttaaggcAAGTTCGTAGAGGGAGCTATTAcgtcatttttaatttattatttttcaattgtttattttgatgatttcaaaattggagaaaattggagaaaattaaaaaaaaaaatgctctaaatttgttgttttataatttatgaatcaTGTGATGGTTCATAATTTATTGAGGCTAATATATGGGGAGAATATGCTCTTGCATTACTCCGTTGTTGTGAtagttctatttttatttatttggacaTGTGtattattttaggtttttatgaatttttcttgaaatgtttATCTCATACAAAAAGGTAGGTAGATGGTTGGTTTATTGACTCTcaatatcaaattaattaattgttggtttgatgataacaaacctactattaattattaataattatcaGTGTTTTGAATTGTCCACAATATAAAGTTgtgaataacgatttcaataCTTTCTTTTAATCACTCAAATCAGAGTTAAATTGAAGAACTTAAAATAAGGTActcgacgtgatgatgtggcagcTAAATTGACATTATGGACTAATAGAACTTTGGAAAGGTAACAAATGGCAGGGTTATTAATTATCTTTCAGAAATAGAAATGTATTTATACATCATAGgtcatttgaattataaaaaataaaattaaaaaaattgttattcatgttatttttattaatattattatatttataataagtttttaatttttttatcatttttatattatattattataattttaaaaaaaatcaatttaatttatttttaatatttacttttaaatctGCCGTTTCCTTCTCTCTTATCTTATAGATTGAGATTCTCTCCTACAAACATTTTTATTGTAGTGTCAGGAAATGGTAAGGGATTAAATTGTATTCAATATTGTGATGTGTCCCAACAAAATTTAAGTTGGTATAGCTTTGATctttgagtttgctcttgaactcttGATATAGCGTTTGACCAAACAACtataaaattgtattattttctaagtttttttttataactgtTTATCGTTTTGACTTCAactactatattatattaattatccTCTACTTATTTCTAAAAggtttcataattaaaaaaattaatcacgcataaatatttttattgttaaaactCTATTCATCCCTTACTCGAATTCGTATGCCCATCCAACAACTCACtctatatttttctcaaaccCATCTTTATTGGATGGGCATGCGAATTCGAGAAAGGGATGAATAGAGTTTTTTATGGAATCCATGAGAGATTGTGATGCTTGTCCTCTTTTCCAGCTCAATTAGGTTCCGACACTGAAATTGTGAAACCGAATTAAATAGGTAAATGAGTAAATTCTTGAAGTTGGCTAAATTGGCTAAATGACGAATTCTTGAAATTGAGGTGTTagtcttcaaaaaaaaaaaaaataataataataataaataaataaaataataataataatattttttttctttcattcttcaaCCTTCGTCATCTGAGCTTTATGGTGCCGCAAATTCTGGGTATCGTGGCGCCATCGAGACCTTCCTTCGAAATTTGCTTCCATTGATAATCTGGGAAACTACCTTATATATCAACTGCAAGTATCTGGAGTGGTCAATCATGGTGGTTTCCATGGCAATCATTCCCTCCTGCAACAATTTTGGTCGACCTCCACATTGCTCTCGCACTCGCAGTCATAACGCTCGCAATCTCAAATTCTGCCGCCGTATCTGTTGCCATGTTCATCGGAATCGGGTCTCGTTTAATTTTGGCCCTAGTGTAGCAGATTCGCTTCGTTATCTTCAATACCGGAGACGGAATTTAGCTTCCGTCACTTGCTCGGCTTCTGATAAACCGGAAATCAggtttttctctctttctctgttaTTATTGTAGCGTTTGGATGGAAATAGAACAACAGTTGCTGATGATTTTAATGTTGTTATGCTTTTTGTATCTCATTACTTGATTTTCGACCATAGCTTGATTTTCGTAGTTTTGCGTTATTTTGCGTTTGTTCATGAGACTGCTTTTGGATGGCGAAAATCGACGTAAATTTATGGAAACTCAGAGGATCTTGCCTGACTTCTTATGTGAATTTTCTCATTTGTGTATTTCAATTGAGTATTTAAGATGGTGAGTTCTTCATACTTCATGCCTTGAGCCACAAAGCTTGTCTGGTTTTCTCATATATGTTATCTGATCACAACTTGATTTGTATGCTCAAACCTATAGACAGCCAAGCTGTTTGATGTGATCAGCGTATAATGATTCCAAATTGAGCCAGAATGTCCTGTTTATGGactaattaaactaaaaaagtaACCCTTAGATTAACAACTGCATTGGAATGCTTAATTGGAAGAATAACTTATCCTAGTCTCCCTTCTAATTACTAACATTGGTGTTGACACTCTcgtttgataatcatttagtcttttgtttttgttttttttgaaagttgtGTTTGCTTTCTCACCCTACAATGATCCTCATCTTCCTTAAGgtaacatttgaatttttagcctaattctaaaatgaaaataacttctaaaatctactcttttttagttaaaaCTTGGTatggattttaaaaatattgttagaAAGTATTTGCCTGGATTGACTCCCCATAACATGGGAGAGCGCTTGTGAGACTTGGCGCTCGACTTTGTCCGAGAGAAAATTTACGAACTCCTAATGGGTTTGTTGAATCTTGATTTTAATATGCCTATCGAGCAAGATTATCTATTCCCCACTGGGTTTCTATGTTTTTGACAGCCCATCTTTGTCTCAGTAGAGTCTTTCAGTGACATGTTTCGGTCCTCTTTCCCATTACTTAGAAAAAATGAGCTACCGGTTCAGGTATAAGATACTATCATTACTGCTTGGACAATTAGATATTCAACCAGTAATCGCAACGACCCAATTGCAATTCAAATCCTTGATTTTCGAATTGAGAGATAGCAAGAATTCTCACTATTTCTTAGATTCATGGACccaattgagaaacaaaacaaagaaagtcATAGGTATAAATagtgtttataagcttaattttcaaaaataaaaaatcgaaTGGTTATCAAATCAGACCTacggtttttcttttttgggggCGGAGGGTTGAGAGTTGAGTACGGAGCCTGGTTGTGTTCTAACCCAGTGTCTTTTTTTTCAGTACACCTGTTATTCAATCTGAAATGAGGCTTTGTGTAACAGtatctgttttttttcttagttcCACAGCCAAGATAAGAAGTGAAGTTCTGTCTCCATTTCGGTCTGTTCGGATGTTCTTTTATCTCACTTTCATTGCCAGTGGTACATTGGGAGGACTGATAGCAACCACTCAACTGCTTGCTGCATTGGCAAATTCATCAAGAGCTGAAGAAGTCCCTGATATTCTAAATGGACTTGGAATAGACTTCGGAGCCGTAGCCTTTTTCGCATTTCTTTACTTCAGAGAGAACAATGCAAAAAATGCTCAGTTGGCAAGGCTGTCAAGAGAAGAAAGCCTTTCCAATTTAAAGCTTCGAGTGGACCAAAACAAAGTTATTACCATCAGCACTCTGCGTGGGATCGCTCGTCTTGTAATTTGTGCTGGCCCCGAATCCTTTATCATGGAAGCTTTTAAAACAAGTGAACCTTTCACCGAACGACTTCTAGAACGAGGGGTATTAGTCATACCCTTTGCCACAGATGCTAGTTCACTGAATTTTGAGTTCGATGAACGTGAAGAGATGAAGGATATAAccaccaaaaggaaaagactCTGGCGCTTGACTCCGGTATACATGTCCCAGTGGTCGGCGTAAGTAACTataattaacatatattttcaCATTGCTCCCCTCCTCCTTCCTCCATGTGATTTGCCTTTTCTTGTGAACAATAGGTGGTTAGATGATCAAAAGAAGTTGGCTGGAGTCTCCTCTGATTCGCCTGTGTAAGTTATCCTCGTCGTTGAACTTCCATTTCAAATTGATTGATGAACTACAATGGTTGCCTCTTTAATTCTTAAACTGCCAGTCTAAGCTGTGCTGTGGTAGTAAATAAATACTGCTTTGGTCCCATTTTTGCTCTTATACTTTCGATATATGTTCATTTTGATTCTTGTACTTTCAAAATGTCCATTATGATTATTGTAGTTTTAAAAAGTGACCATTTTGTTCCCTATTTGCAAAACTTAAACATAAGTTCTATACATGATAGAAATCCTTTAGTACAAGCTTATGGTTACATATTAAGAAATTGACTAAAAATGGATACAAAAATGGTTACTTTTGAAGTATAGGAACCAAAatgaacattttaaaagtaCATGAACCAAAAACTTTTCgggtttaattttgtaatgaaATATACTGTTTCGTTAACCATAATTCATGAGCTATCCAATTTGAAGTCCCCATAGTTGGATCTTATGTAAGCTGCACAGagaaaaaacttttttttgctGAATCCATGCCAAAGCTAGTTTACCTTGCAAAAGTTAAtcaattaatctttttttttttttcttcttatcttCCATAGCTTGCTGTGTTAATATTTGTTCTTGCAGGTATTTATCTCTTCGAATGGATGGCCGTGTTCGTGGTAGTGGGGTTGGCTATCCTCCATGGAATGCTCTTGTTGCACAATTACCACCTGTGAAAGGACTATGGTCAGGTCTTCTAGATGGGATGGATGGCAGAGTTCTTTGAAGAAAAACACTAGCTCTTCTTCCAAGTTAGTGCTCTTTTCACACGCTTCCTGTTAGTTATTAGCAATTATTTTCACTTCATTTCATCTAAAATCAACTCACAATCACTTCAATAAGTAGGGAAAAAAATAGTGgaaaacaagaagatgaaaagtattcgtattaatgaaaaatcacCACGATCCATCTGATTATAACATTTCTCTCTATTATTATGTTAATCCGTGCATTTAAACGAGTCTTATACACACACATGTGAAGATTATGCACTAATAGCTGTGAAACGAAATCTTAATGAATGATTTCACTTGATTCACTTACGAAAGTTTAGGGCTTTTGTTacacaattattaatttggagTCTTAAGTAATACAACCTCCAAAGTCTTGAggtataaattgatttttttcccTATTTATTTGAAACTATAATCATGCCTTTTGTATTACCTTTTGAGATGGCATCAAATTTCCCATATCTAATTGAAGTCCTATTAGTTGAACTACAGAATCTCTTAtcacatatacatacatatatacatatataaatatacatacatatatacatatatatatatacatatgtatgtatatagaTAAATATTGGTATCATTATTGGCCTAATTTATAAGGTGACAACATTATTGGCTTAATTTCTCAGATTCTATATATACTCTCAAAACAGTTGATTCTATATAtacatctatatatatacatatgtatgtatatatttatctatatacatacatatgtatatatatatttatctatatacatacatatgtatatatacatatatgtatgtatgtatatatatatttatctatatacatatgtatgtatatagataaatatatacatattacatacat
Protein-coding sequences here:
- the LOC111811861 gene encoding protein LOW PSII ACCUMULATION 1, chloroplastic, with the protein product MKKLYGAANSGYRGAIETFLRNLLPLIIWETTLYINCKYLEWSIMVVSMAIIPSCNNFGRPPHCSRTRSHNARNLKFCRRICCHVHRNRVSFNFGPSVADSLRYLQYRRRNLASVTCSASDKPEISSTAKIRSEVLSPFRSVRMFFYLTFIASGTLGGLIATTQLLAALANSSRAEEVPDILNGLGIDFGAVAFFAFLYFRENNAKNAQLARLSREESLSNLKLRVDQNKVITISTLRGIARLVICAGPESFIMEAFKTSEPFTERLLERGVLVIPFATDASSLNFEFDEREEMKDITTKRKRLWRLTPVYMSQWSAWLDDQKKLAGVSSDSPVYLSLRMDGRVRGSGVGYPPWNALVAQLPPVKGLWSGLLDGMDGRVL